The genomic window agataaaacaataaaatgtcaTCAAGTGCATTAAGAAaagaaagtttacaaatatatcaGGCTTTCAGGgttaaacattttttttgctAATAATAGAAACAGGCCTTGCTATCGGCAGTATAAAACAGCTGACGTTCGTCCAGCTGACGCAGTTCAACTTCTGACGCAGAAGAAAACGTCAATTCTCAAGATGGTGTCCAAAGTGGTGAGTTTGATTGGCCTTTTTGTCTGGCGTTGCAAAATTTATTCGAAAGCTTTTATCTGACAAACTTAGGTTTTTCGTTGATTACTTAACTTATTTTGATTTACTGTAAGTATTGAAagaattacatttttaaaaaatacatcgttcaaaaagaaaagaaaatcaatattaGTCTTTTGAATctattcaaacaaaaaattaaaagtagtaaaataatataatgaataatgaagcACTCAACTGTTCTTTAactctgacctctctctctctctctctctctctctctctctctctctctctctctctctctctctctctctccttccttttcctgTTCTGTTTTCCAGGACtcatgaaaaatgagagagaggtcaCTGTTTACAATGAATACTTTCGTCCGAAAACCGAATATGTCCTTTTTGCCCTCAGGTGTTCTTTGCCCTCCTCCTGACCTGTGTCGTCGCCATGACCTTGGCTGGCCCAGTGGCCGAACCGGAACCGGAACCAGGCTACGGCTACGGCGGATATGGCGGTTTCGGTGGATTCGGCGGCTTTGGTCGTGGCGGATATGGCGGTTATGGTGGCTACGGAGGTTATGGTGGTCATGGTGGCTATGGTGGCTACGGATGGTCTGGCTATGGTAAGACATTTCATTTGATAATGTTAGGTCATTGTTAGGTCATTtgggcatacatatatacatacatacatacatacacacacacacacacacacatatatatataaaatatatatatatatatatatatatatatataatttttatatatacatatatatctattatacatatatatataatgtatatatacatatatatatgaatatgatgaatgatatatatatatattatatatatatatatatatatatatattaccatatacatatccatacatacataatagtatatatatatatatatatatatatatatatataaataaatatactacatatatatatatgtatatatatatatatactatatatatatatatatatatgtacatataatcgtatttgtacatataatattttttatttatataatattacctaTATAATTCATTTCAGGGTAATGTCACCTTTAAGTGCCttgaatattcatatatctaaTTATCAGTTTTAGTCATCTCCTAAGTTAAACAGCACAGCAGAGATCCCATGAAGTCTTATTAAGAATAATTTTGAACATAATCGTTgtatgaaaataaggaaaattatttctttttctttatgggcTATAACAAGAGTTATTTCAAAAGTGGTACCATCAATAGTAgacatattttaatttatatgacTAACCCACGTATAAACATCTGTTATCTAAAGCTCTTGCTACTTTTAACTTAGAAAATGAGAGCTCAAACACCGCCCCCGACCCATCCCCCCTTTTTTTGTGCCTCAGATTCCTCACTTTTCCTCTTATTGATCTATTAACctgatttattaatttgattattaGCTTGCCTTGATCAAGGTTTTAATTTGAACGTCTTTTTAACTGTACATGCTCATTTAAATTCCATTTACATAATTCCTATGTCTATgcatttatatacctatatacgtacatacatacataatatgatcacacccaatatatattatatatatatatatatatatatatatatatataatatatatatatatatatatatatatataaatttacatgtgtttgtatgtgtatacgattataaatatacttgcacACCCaaacccacacagacacacacacaaactctctctctctctctctctctctctctctctctctctatatatatatatatatatatatatatatatatatatatatatataatatatatatatatataatatatatatatagtatatatacatatatatatatatatatatatatatatatcattatatatatatatgtatatatatatatatatatatatatatatatatttacttatatgtatactatatatatacatatatatatatagatatatatatatatatatatatatatatattatttactatgtatacgtatatatatatatatatagatatatatatatatacatatattatatatatatatatatattgtatatatatatatctatatatatatatatcctaggatAATTATGAACGAATAAGCGTTGATTAAGTACTCAAACGTATTGTAAAGTTGATATATTACAAAAAACCGGAACTGGCATCCTCTAGCAACCCCATATGCATATATCAGTATTGCAAATCTCTTACACTTCCATTTTACATCTCAGGAAAATGAAGAACCTTCTGGCAACCCTTCTTTCCCCGTTGAAGAGGGCGATGAAAACAACAGATCATCGTTCATCGTTCATCACAACTCGCTTGACTCATTTTCTTTATAAAGGATATAGTACTAGGGTATGTcctaaatcattttaaataaatgatGTAGGTCATGTCCTAAAATGTTTCTTATTCCTTCAGATTTCGTAATATCTATgaattgtcctaaaatgtatcAATGTGTTTGTTCATAAAAAAAGAGGGGGTTGTTTTGTGGTAACACGCAGCccccaaaaaggaaaaattaaagaataCAATTCATGGTGTGCTTTACTTTAGATCCTTCAGTTATGCCGTGCCATATTCAATGCTAAATATGTCTGAGcgttaaaatgtataaatatatatacgtaccatatgtatatgcgtatgtatatatatatatatatatatatatatatatatatatatatatatatatatatataatatatatatatatatatatatatatgatatatatatatatatgtaatagataatacacacacacgcacacacacacacacacacacacatatatatatatatatatatatatatatatatatatatatatatatatatatatatatagccagcgTCCATAAAGTCTCTTTACAGTTTAAAAACTATAATACAGAAGCAAATGAAAAGACACATTTTACAAAATAAGCAGATACTGAAGATTTGTTTTACAATACACCTCTATACGGACAACATTAGTCGCACGAGGCATATGAAGAGGGTACTCAATTTCTTGCCATGTTTGTTGTACCGAATTTTTGTTCGATACGCGATATCTTTAACATAACCCCCCATAGATAGAAGTAGAGGGGATGATATCTGGTGAACGAGGTGTCCAGGAAATTGAGCCATCCCTTCCAGTCCACCGGTCTGGAAATGTTAGATTTAGAAACCCACGAAAACATGTAGTTCCAGTGTGGTGGTGCACCATCCTGCTGGAAAATGGTAGCTGGTTGAAGGTCATCTAGTTGTGGCGCCACATATGCAGTCCTCCGTAGGGGGAATAGTCCCGTCAGTGGaccacatgcggtgcactgtaggcattacttcaggttctttgcagcgtcccttcggcccctagctgcaaccactttcgttccttttactgtaactcctttatattctctttcttcatcttaccttccaccatctcctaacacttggttcatagtgcaactgctttgaggtgttcttcctgttacgcctttcaaaccttttactgtcaatttccatttcagcgctgaatgacctcataggccccagtgcttgacctttggcctaaattctatattcaactcaactcaactcacaATTTTATTCAAAAGGTCAAGATAAACATCTGGAGTTGGTGTCTCGTTGACGAAAAATGGACCATGATCCCACACCACACATTCACCTTTGGACTCTCTTGCTGAAGTTCCTTAGTATCGTGGGGATGGATGTTCTGATCCCCAGAGTCCAGCTTCCCTGAAACATGAATGCTTGCCTCGTCACTAAAGCACGCTCGGTTGAGGAACGTGTCATCCTCAGAAATTCGTTCCAGCATGTTAACTGAAAACTTTAAGTCTTGGCTCGAGTGCCGGAATGAGTTGCACTTTGTAAGCGTACAATCGCAAATTATTTTGTAGGACTTTGTCCACTGCTGAACGTGGTAGCTGTACGTGTCTGGTAGCAGTGTGGACGGACTTTTTTTAGGACAACTATCAAAGGCTAGTCTTAGGTTCTGTAGTTTCGCCGAGTCTGAGTATCCGATTTTGTTTCAATAAACCATGACACATTTTGCCTTTTCCTGACgggtagccattttttttttttttggggtgccGGGGTGGGGGAGAGAGGTAATCAACAGGGTACCTGAATTACGCAAATGCAATGTCATTAAAAACTTTGATAACTACTGAGTACAGAGAACAAATCTGATTAAGATATCTCGTCAGCGGATTTTGTAATATAACTTTTAATAGAaaagagactttatggacaccctgtatatcatgttcatatatatatatatatatatatatatatatatatatatatatatatatatatatatatatatatatatatatatatatatatatatatatatatatatatatatatatatatatatagaagggagAGTGGTATTTGATCTGTACATTGATAAACataaatgtacgtatgtatgtatgtgtatatatatatatattctatatatatatatatatatatatatatatatatatattatataatttgaaaataaaaggagATATAGCAAGAAACTAGAATAACAATGAGTTCATAAAAATCACTCCTGATGTTATTTTTGTGATAACCTGTTCTTCAATGCCATTGTATCTTGactttttttctcaaatattttaaaGTTCGATCATGACTTGAACTAATGAGAAAGTATCGAGCTTTACTTCAACACCAGTGGTAACTGGATGTTATATACTTATGACAGATGGTGTTCCGTGTAGGTCACCCTTCCAGGTATTGTCTTGCCTCTTAAGACCACAATTAGTACAGTGGACGAAAAGGTCTCAGTGTGATTGACGAAGTCATGataaaatacagattttttttatccagtttctAAAagtcaaaaataatgaaagaaatcaaGGTTCCAGGATCCAGATATTCCTGGAGTCATCAGTGAACAATTCAAGATATTTGAAAGTCATTTTTCTGACAGTTTCAGGAACATGTCGAATGAA from Macrobrachium nipponense isolate FS-2020 chromosome 23, ASM1510439v2, whole genome shotgun sequence includes these protein-coding regions:
- the LOC135196956 gene encoding neuropeptide-like protein 31, with product MVSKVVFFALLLTCVVAMTLAGPVAEPEPEPGYGYGGYGGFGGFGGFGRGGYGGYGGYGGYGGHGGYGGYGWSGYGK